In Blautia wexlerae DSM 19850, a single window of DNA contains:
- a CDS encoding DUF3846 domain-containing protein, whose product MKVLMVEPGKSPYAAEIESGLKSLQAAVGGDIQAVYPYEDPVALICNEEGKLMGLPLNRALFDDDGHIYDIVSGNFLIVGLGEENFTDLSPDLMEKYGEQFKYPEKFARLAGEIIAVKQPATNEHREKPMMHHSGPDL is encoded by the coding sequence ATGAAAGTGTTAATGGTAGAGCCGGGCAAGTCCCCTTATGCTGCGGAGATCGAAAGTGGTCTGAAATCCTTGCAGGCGGCAGTGGGCGGAGATATTCAGGCGGTCTATCCGTATGAGGACCCGGTGGCTCTGATCTGCAATGAAGAAGGCAAGCTGATGGGGCTGCCTTTGAACCGAGCTCTCTTTGACGATGACGGCCACATCTATGATATTGTGTCCGGGAATTTTCTGATCGTTGGTCTTGGCGAGGAAAATTTTACAGACCTTTCCCCGGATCTGATGGAGAAATATGGGGAGCAATTCAAGTACCCTGAAAAATTTGCAAGGCTTGCCGGCGAGATCATTGCAGTCAAGCAGCCTGCAACCAATGAGCACCGGGAAAAACCGATGATGCACCATTCCGGCCCGGATTTGTAG
- a CDS encoding PcfB family protein: protein MQEELEQRTVSVSIQAAKLSGRVLRAAIAAVLQKMEQERTMPKVGRNSMKRLTYKDPGANTIEVSGRIRSFERYARKHQVRYHIEKELGTDPPKWTVYFKANQADALTAAFKEYTKKDLTRSTRPSLLTQLHKFKELAQSLGRDRVKNKEHGGPER, encoded by the coding sequence TTGCAGGAAGAACTCGAACAACGAACGGTTTCTGTTTCTATACAGGCAGCAAAACTGTCAGGGCGGGTACTGCGTGCGGCTATTGCTGCGGTACTCCAAAAGATGGAACAGGAACGCACAATGCCAAAAGTCGGGCGCAACAGCATGAAGCGGCTGACTTATAAAGACCCCGGAGCCAATACCATTGAAGTTTCAGGGCGAATCCGCTCTTTTGAACGGTATGCCAGAAAACATCAGGTACGCTACCATATAGAAAAGGAACTTGGGACCGATCCCCCAAAATGGACGGTATATTTCAAGGCAAACCAGGCGGATGCACTGACGGCAGCTTTTAAGGAATATACAAAGAAAGACCTTACACGCAGCACCAGACCGTCGCTGCTTACACAGCTTCATAAGTTCAAAGAACTGGCACAGTCGCTTGGCCGTGACCGTGTAAAGAACAAAGAACACGGAGGACCGGAACGATGA
- a CDS encoding ABC transporter ATP-binding protein: MELTINDLSKEYGRKKAVNHFSAKLTNGVYGLLGANGAGKTTLMRMICDVQTETKGAIFFNGKNIHDLGEKYRNILGYLPQNFGYYPNFTAYKFLMYISAIKGLPPKKAHNRTMELLQVVDLLTQKNEKIKTFSGGMKQRLGIAQALLNDPRILILDEPTAGLDPKERVRFRNLISSLAENRIVILSTHIVSDVEYIANEILIMKNGELIQHGSPEEILKPIEKCVWECDVSRKEAEELELNYVTANLKHNNGAERLRIISQEAPCRTAWNVDPTLEDLYLYYFAEVSEHE; encoded by the coding sequence ATGGAACTTACAATAAATGATCTTTCAAAAGAATATGGAAGAAAAAAAGCTGTAAATCATTTCAGCGCAAAATTAACAAATGGTGTTTATGGTCTACTCGGGGCAAATGGTGCGGGCAAGACAACTTTGATGCGAATGATTTGCGATGTCCAAACTGAAACGAAAGGAGCCATTTTTTTTAACGGGAAAAACATTCATGATTTGGGCGAGAAATATCGTAATATCTTAGGCTACCTGCCACAAAATTTTGGCTATTATCCTAACTTTACAGCGTATAAATTTTTGATGTATATCTCTGCAATAAAGGGGCTGCCGCCTAAAAAAGCCCATAATCGCACAATGGAGCTGTTGCAGGTTGTTGATCTGCTCACACAGAAAAACGAAAAAATCAAAACTTTTTCCGGCGGTATGAAACAACGCTTGGGAATTGCTCAAGCATTACTAAACGATCCCCGTATTTTGATTTTGGATGAACCTACAGCTGGACTTGACCCGAAAGAGCGGGTGCGGTTTAGGAATCTGATTAGTTCTTTGGCAGAAAATAGAATTGTAATTTTGTCCACTCACATTGTTTCTGATGTTGAATATATCGCAAATGAGATTCTGATTATGAAAAATGGCGAGTTAATTCAACATGGTTCTCCAGAAGAAATTTTGAAGCCGATTGAAAAATGTGTTTGGGAATGTGATGTATCTCGAAAAGAGGCCGAAGAATTAGAATTGAACTATGTAACAGCAAATCTGAAACATAATAATGGTGCAGAACGGCTGAGGATTATTTCTCAAGAAGCACCATGCAGAACCGCTTGGAATGTTGATCCAACATTGGAAGATTTGTATTTATACTATTTTGCGGAGGTATCCGAGCATGAATGA
- a CDS encoding LPD1 domain-containing protein: MNEREAEKFVKKDNVWKKPDYAAMLEEGIPLGVVYFIKKARDGLSASPQYYRTDDTPEKRTARQKEYIKTVRELQTVLSDVRTVEDAVRAYDRFFVDNGYLEKVQGWGSGIHYRATKKGQDNPVITNKLSNTMLIRSAEYFERNFTQKAKKEQFCVSKEQKIPKGYAIHFNDGKHTYSKNEDWKPGTYYVTKGYSILRTNFETKEAALKWVQELAKGRNKNGKIRFVPPQLAHVKRTGPDYRNGVEITGQHYLDTFGFRGGEFGNWMNQNDRQTSLNMGFEALKDLASALKISDKDIAYQGTLAIAFGARGSGNAAAHYEPLRTVINLTKMHGAGSLAHEWWHGLDDYLGTKMGAKGMLSEQPRLYAPFQKLIDTMKYKPETPEQAAKRTEAQTERTRKNAANWLDSSVLASLKRYGNEEQMETYAVLREAFLSGEPGSVGQISAFKKNVTGRVIPKSERERLENFERMLSRMQAQEAPQIGRTETDFYRNSVRMGKECEKDGGYWDSNVEMTARAFACYIKDKLPYTSDYLAGHADCALTLVSGKDGEMEVLKAFPVGEERRAINAVFDEIIQDLKREQLLTHADVTLPLSVSELREAADGQLSMFGVGRPSVMDQLAANRPADKKSPAQTIFRKNHEPEI; this comes from the coding sequence ATGAATGAGCGCGAAGCCGAAAAATTTGTGAAAAAAGATAATGTCTGGAAAAAGCCGGACTATGCAGCCATGCTGGAGGAAGGGATTCCTCTTGGCGTGGTCTATTTTATCAAAAAAGCGAGGGACGGCTTAAGTGCTTCCCCTCAGTATTACCGCACGGATGACACCCCGGAAAAACGGACCGCGAGACAAAAGGAATATATAAAAACAGTCCGGGAATTGCAGACAGTGCTTTCAGATGTCCGTACTGTGGAGGATGCTGTGAGAGCCTATGACCGCTTTTTCGTTGACAATGGATATTTAGAAAAGGTACAGGGCTGGGGAAGCGGAATCCATTACCGGGCAACGAAAAAGGGACAGGACAATCCCGTGATCACAAACAAATTGTCCAATACTATGCTGATCCGCTCGGCTGAATATTTTGAGCGCAACTTTACTCAGAAAGCAAAAAAGGAACAGTTTTGTGTTTCCAAAGAGCAGAAAATACCGAAAGGTTATGCGATCCACTTCAACGACGGGAAACATACCTATTCTAAAAATGAGGACTGGAAACCCGGTACCTACTATGTGACAAAAGGCTATTCGATCCTGCGGACCAATTTTGAGACCAAAGAAGCTGCCCTGAAATGGGTGCAGGAACTTGCCAAAGGCAGGAACAAAAATGGGAAGATCCGGTTTGTCCCTCCCCAGCTCGCCCATGTCAAACGTACCGGCCCGGATTATCGGAATGGCGTGGAGATCACCGGACAGCATTATCTTGATACATTTGGATTCCGCGGCGGCGAGTTTGGAAACTGGATGAACCAGAACGACCGTCAGACCTCCCTTAACATGGGATTTGAAGCACTAAAGGATCTGGCGTCAGCCCTTAAGATCAGCGATAAAGATATTGCTTATCAGGGAACGCTTGCTATCGCTTTTGGTGCAAGAGGCAGCGGCAATGCTGCGGCTCATTATGAACCTTTGCGTACAGTCATCAATCTTACGAAAATGCACGGGGCAGGTTCGCTGGCACATGAATGGTGGCATGGACTTGACGATTATCTTGGTACAAAGATGGGCGCAAAAGGGATGCTGTCAGAACAGCCCCGCCTCTATGCGCCGTTCCAAAAACTCATTGACACCATGAAGTATAAACCGGAAACACCGGAACAGGCAGCAAAGCGCACGGAAGCACAAACAGAACGCACCCGGAAAAATGCGGCAAACTGGCTGGATTCCTCGGTTCTTGCCTCTCTGAAACGGTATGGCAATGAGGAACAGATGGAAACCTACGCAGTCTTGCGGGAAGCATTTTTGTCCGGCGAACCCGGCTCTGTGGGACAGATCAGCGCATTTAAGAAGAATGTTACCGGCCGGGTAATTCCCAAAAGTGAACGGGAACGGCTGGAAAATTTTGAGCGTATGCTTTCCAGGATGCAGGCGCAGGAAGCTCCGCAGATTGGACGGACGGAAACTGATTTTTACCGTAATTCGGTACGCATGGGAAAAGAATGTGAAAAAGACGGCGGTTATTGGGACAGCAATGTGGAAATGACAGCCAGAGCCTTTGCCTGTTATATCAAGGACAAACTGCCCTACACATCGGATTATCTGGCAGGCCATGCCGACTGTGCCCTTACCCTGGTTTCCGGTAAAGACGGAGAAATGGAGGTATTGAAAGCCTTTCCTGTGGGGGAAGAACGCCGTGCGATCAACGCTGTTTTTGACGAGATCATTCAGGATTTGAAACGGGAACAGCTATTGACCCATGCCGATGTAACGCTTCCTCTCTCTGTTTCTGAACTTCGTGAGGCAGCGGACGGTCAGCTATCCATGTTCGGCGTCGGCCGTCCTTCCGTGATGGATCAGCTTGCGGCAAACAGACCGGCAGATAAAAAATCACCGGCACAGACGATTTTCAGAAAAAACCATGAGCCGGAAATATAG
- a CDS encoding RNA polymerase sigma factor, giving the protein MEDFILIKKIQSGDTDAFEIIVRKYYQSIYLFCCRRLNGNPDTAADITQDVFLKLLENIQSVRKIGKFQNYLLTIAVNTCNNYTKKAKPLYMDLETLEDIEDTDNAFEKIELNELKAQIQYAINTLPDYQKEVIILRFYYDLKIREIATITKASVSTVKSRLQQGIKKLERYLADFRGGDNV; this is encoded by the coding sequence ATCGAAGATTTCATACTAATTAAAAAAATCCAGTCGGGTGACACAGATGCATTTGAGATAATTGTCCGAAAATATTATCAGTCAATTTATCTATTTTGTTGTCGGCGATTGAACGGCAATCCAGATACCGCCGCAGATATTACACAAGATGTTTTCTTGAAATTGTTGGAGAATATTCAATCAGTACGAAAGATCGGGAAATTTCAAAACTACCTGCTAACGATTGCTGTTAATACCTGTAACAATTATACTAAGAAAGCAAAACCCCTGTATATGGATTTAGAAACTCTTGAAGATATAGAAGATACTGATAATGCCTTTGAAAAAATTGAGCTTAACGAACTTAAAGCGCAAATTCAATATGCAATCAACACATTACCGGACTATCAAAAAGAGGTCATCATTTTACGATTTTATTATGATTTGAAAATCCGAGAGATTGCAACCATTACAAAAGCTAGTGTTTCTACTGTAAAATCTAGGCTCCAACAGGGGATTAAAAAACTGGAACGATATTTGGCTGATTTTAGAGGAGGCGATAATGTATGA
- a CDS encoding reverse transcriptase/maturase family protein, protein MRNPIHVLKSLEEKASVSNYKYERLYRNLYNPEFYLLAYANIAKSQGSMTQGVDGQTLDNMSLPRINRIIEAIRNRTYQPKPAKRKYIPKKNGKLRPLGITSTDDKLVQEVVRMILEAIYEPTFSNNSHGFRPKRSCHTALTQVKKNFTGVTWIVEGDIKACFDNFDHHVLVDLLRKRISDEAFIGLIWKFLKAGYMEQWQYNCTYSGVPQGSGISPICANIYLSELDNYMQEYKEKYDCEPARRKTTKEYERASRRYKKARKALMGAEKSNPELVREFKDSRREKMNQHYYNPFEEGFKKIQYNRYADDFVIGVIGSKKDAEKIKEDIKIFLQEKLHLEMSEEKTKVTHSSKPVRYLGYDFKVIHSKNMKRCKNGDMKRVWYGKVFLYMPKEKWIKKAMERGAIQVKRNNDTGKEMWRPMPRKDLMNRSDAEIVSTFNSEIRGLYNFYRIAENVGALHKYYYMVRYSMLKTLAGKHRTNVSVIKKRHMVNGVLRIPYDTTKGRKYCEFYHDGFRKHSDGYDNVADVMPSYRKYDSRHTIVNRIKAGVCEICGEHADYLCMHHVRTLKSLKGRDIFEQKMLKMRRKSLALCPDCFELLHETKESR, encoded by the coding sequence ATGAGAAATCCGATTCATGTCTTGAAAAGCCTTGAAGAAAAGGCAAGTGTAAGTAACTACAAATATGAAAGATTGTATCGCAACCTATACAATCCAGAGTTCTATCTCCTTGCTTATGCGAACATTGCGAAATCGCAGGGAAGCATGACGCAGGGGGTGGACGGGCAGACACTGGACAACATGAGCCTGCCGAGAATCAACCGGATTATTGAAGCCATACGCAACAGGACGTATCAGCCAAAGCCTGCAAAAAGAAAGTACATTCCCAAAAAGAACGGGAAACTCCGTCCGCTGGGAATCACTTCTACTGATGATAAGTTGGTGCAGGAAGTGGTCAGAATGATTCTTGAAGCAATCTATGAGCCGACATTCAGCAATAATTCTCACGGTTTTAGACCGAAAAGAAGCTGTCACACGGCACTCACGCAAGTAAAGAAAAACTTCACAGGAGTTACGTGGATTGTAGAGGGAGACATTAAGGCGTGCTTTGATAACTTCGACCATCATGTGTTGGTTGACTTACTGCGAAAAAGGATTTCAGACGAGGCCTTTATAGGTCTCATCTGGAAATTTCTGAAAGCCGGATATATGGAGCAATGGCAGTATAACTGCACCTACTCCGGCGTTCCACAGGGCAGCGGTATCAGTCCGATATGTGCGAACATCTACCTCAGCGAACTGGACAACTATATGCAGGAATACAAAGAAAAGTATGACTGTGAGCCAGCACGCAGAAAGACGACCAAAGAATACGAACGGGCGTCCCGGAGGTACAAAAAGGCACGTAAAGCGTTAATGGGTGCAGAGAAATCCAATCCTGAACTGGTAAGAGAATTTAAGGATTCCAGAAGGGAGAAGATGAATCAGCATTACTACAATCCGTTCGAGGAAGGCTTCAAGAAAATCCAGTACAACCGCTATGCCGATGATTTTGTAATAGGCGTTATCGGTTCCAAAAAGGACGCAGAAAAAATCAAGGAAGATATAAAAATCTTTCTCCAAGAGAAACTGCATTTGGAAATGTCCGAGGAAAAGACGAAAGTCACCCATTCCAGTAAGCCGGTACGCTATCTGGGGTACGATTTCAAAGTAATCCATTCCAAGAACATGAAGCGTTGTAAAAACGGCGACATGAAACGGGTGTGGTATGGAAAAGTATTCCTGTATATGCCGAAAGAAAAATGGATTAAAAAAGCGATGGAACGGGGAGCGATACAGGTGAAACGCAACAATGACACAGGCAAAGAAATGTGGCGGCCTATGCCAAGGAAAGACCTGATGAACCGCAGCGACGCAGAGATTGTGTCTACTTTCAATTCCGAAATTCGAGGGTTATATAACTTCTATCGGATAGCAGAAAACGTAGGCGCATTGCACAAGTATTACTACATGGTGCGGTACAGCATGTTAAAAACTCTGGCAGGAAAGCACAGAACGAATGTCAGTGTTATTAAGAAGCGGCACATGGTAAACGGAGTACTGAGAATCCCATACGATACAACTAAGGGACGTAAATACTGCGAATTTTACCATGATGGATTCAGAAAGCACAGCGACGGCTATGACAATGTGGCAGACGTTATGCCGAGTTATAGGAAATATGACAGCAGGCACACGATAGTAAACCGCATAAAAGCCGGAGTATGCGAGATTTGCGGGGAACATGCAGACTATTTATGTATGCACCACGTAAGAACGCTGAAATCGCTGAAAGGCAGGGATATATTTGAGCAGAAAATGCTGAAAATGAGAAGAAAATCTCTGGCTCTCTGCCCTGACTGCTTTGAACTCTTACACGAAACCAAAGAATCAAGGTGA
- a CDS encoding TnpV protein has product MSKLTYIRCGDYDIPNLKLSEQPETSIGKYGRMRKSYLKEHRPILYNQLLMSEKLYPHLIEIDRTAQERVDTMLPHMMETAGVTEELKACDPMRWVGLMNTLTAQIEEILIRKLICS; this is encoded by the coding sequence ATGAGTAAGTTGACTTACATTCGTTGTGGAGATTATGATATACCCAACCTAAAACTTTCTGAACAGCCGGAAACTTCTATCGGCAAGTACGGCAGAATGCGAAAATCCTACCTAAAGGAACATCGCCCCATTCTCTACAACCAACTGCTGATGAGCGAGAAGCTGTATCCGCACCTGATAGAGATTGACCGGACAGCGCAGGAGCGTGTGGACACCATGTTGCCTCACATGATGGAGACTGCGGGTGTCACGGAAGAACTGAAAGCCTGTGATCCTATGCGTTGGGTGGGGCTGATGAACACATTAACGGCACAGATTGAGGAAATTTTAATCAGGAAACTGATTTGCAGCTGA
- a CDS encoding helix-turn-helix transcriptional regulator has translation MAKVEDCPGFETFGADVKAAREAKRLARKTLAEMVGIEWRYLANIENQGAIPSLPVMIQLIKVCGLPVERYFNPEIMREESEQRQRVSHKLKLCPEEYLPIIEGAIDGALKMEQTAKQKEDA, from the coding sequence ATGGCGAAAGTTGAAGATTGTCCCGGTTTTGAAACCTTCGGCGCAGATGTCAAAGCTGCACGAGAGGCAAAGCGTCTGGCACGAAAAACATTGGCAGAAATGGTTGGGATTGAATGGCGGTATCTTGCCAACATTGAGAATCAAGGTGCGATTCCGAGCCTGCCTGTGATGATCCAGTTGATTAAGGTCTGCGGACTTCCCGTGGAACGGTATTTTAACCCGGAGATTATGCGAGAAGAAAGCGAACAGCGGCAGCGGGTCAGCCACAAGCTGAAACTCTGCCCTGAAGAATACCTGCCGATTATCGAAGGTGCCATAGACGGGGCGCTCAAAATGGAACAGACTGCGAAGCAGAAGGAGGACGCATAA
- a CDS encoding recombinase family protein, whose amino-acid sequence MRNEKITPLYERLSRDDELQGESNSISNQKQMLEDFARRNGLPNPTHFTDDGISGTRFDRPGFLAMMEEVEAGRVEAIVIKDMSRLGRDYLKVGQVMEVLRQRGVRLIAINDGVDSLKGDDDFTPFRNIMNEFYARDTSRKIRSVFKSKGMSGKHLTGTVIYGYLWDEKREHWLVDEEAAEVVRRIFSLTLEGYGPYQIACKLSADRIEIPVVHLARFNEGVNRSKPVKDPYGWGSSTIVNILKKREYLGHTINFKTRKHFKDKKSHYVSEDEWTIFENTHEAIIDQQTFDLVQKIRSNVRRYPNGWGEAAPLTGLLYCADCGGKMYVHRTNNGRRISQYTCSNYTKIPCGTLCPTQHRINESAVLTLVSDTLRAIAEYSRNDRTEFIHTVQETQVAQQSADISKKRRRLAAAQKRAGELEKLICKIYEDNALGKLPDARYKALDAQYAKEQDALEIEIAELEKAVTGYEQSQKSAEKFIALIDKYENFDTLTNTMLNEFVEKILVHERARKGSQDTTQEIEIYFNFLGRYIPPSLQPVPLTPEEQEELRKKEERKDRLHQNYLKRKASGAQKRYEDKIKAKKKAEMDAKKAMIRAEDMKKGVFSTIGQLPKEEPRKGSIAASAAV is encoded by the coding sequence ATGAGAAACGAAAAAATCACCCCACTGTACGAGCGCCTGAGCCGGGACGATGAGTTACAGGGCGAGAGCAATTCCATATCCAACCAAAAACAGATGTTGGAGGATTTTGCTCGCCGGAACGGGCTGCCAAATCCTACGCATTTTACAGATGACGGTATCTCAGGCACCCGGTTTGACCGCCCCGGATTTTTGGCGATGATGGAGGAAGTGGAGGCAGGGCGTGTAGAGGCAATCGTCATCAAGGACATGAGCCGGTTAGGACGCGACTATCTGAAGGTCGGTCAAGTTATGGAGGTTTTGCGGCAGCGAGGTGTTCGTCTGATTGCCATCAACGACGGTGTAGACAGTCTGAAAGGTGATGACGATTTTACCCCGTTCCGCAACATCATGAATGAATTTTACGCCCGTGATACCAGCCGGAAAATCCGCTCTGTGTTTAAGTCAAAAGGCATGAGTGGTAAGCACCTGACAGGCACCGTGATTTACGGCTACTTATGGGACGAAAAGCGGGAGCATTGGCTGGTAGATGAAGAAGCCGCCGAAGTGGTACGCCGTATCTTTTCCCTCACGCTGGAGGGATATGGGCCTTATCAGATTGCTTGCAAACTATCCGCAGACCGGATTGAAATTCCTGTCGTACACCTTGCCCGCTTCAACGAGGGTGTGAACCGTTCAAAGCCGGTCAAAGACCCCTATGGATGGGGATCATCTACCATCGTGAACATTTTGAAAAAGCGAGAGTATTTAGGGCACACCATCAATTTCAAGACCCGCAAGCACTTTAAGGACAAGAAAAGCCACTATGTTTCTGAGGACGAATGGACGATCTTTGAGAATACCCATGAAGCCATTATCGACCAGCAGACCTTTGATTTGGTGCAGAAAATCCGCAGCAATGTACGGCGTTATCCAAACGGCTGGGGCGAAGCGGCTCCCCTCACAGGCTTGCTCTATTGTGCAGATTGTGGCGGCAAGATGTATGTCCACCGCACCAACAATGGCAGGCGGATTTCTCAATATACCTGTTCCAATTATACCAAAATTCCGTGTGGGACACTATGCCCCACTCAACACCGTATCAATGAGAGCGCTGTTCTGACATTGGTTTCCGACACGCTCCGGGCTATCGCTGAATATTCCAGAAATGACCGGACGGAATTTATTCACACTGTTCAGGAGACGCAGGTTGCTCAACAGAGTGCCGATATATCGAAAAAGCGCAGGCGTTTGGCTGCTGCCCAAAAGAGAGCCGGAGAACTGGAAAAACTGATTTGCAAAATCTATGAGGACAACGCCCTCGGCAAGCTGCCGGATGCACGATATAAGGCGCTTGATGCACAGTATGCCAAAGAGCAGGATGCACTTGAGATTGAAATTGCAGAGCTGGAAAAGGCTGTTACCGGCTATGAGCAGAGCCAGAAATCAGCAGAGAAATTTATAGCCCTGATTGATAAGTATGAGAATTTTGACACGCTGACAAACACCATGCTCAACGAGTTTGTAGAGAAAATCCTTGTCCACGAACGCGCCCGAAAAGGCAGCCAGGACACCACGCAGGAAATTGAAATCTACTTCAATTTTTTAGGGCGCTATATCCCACCATCCTTACAGCCGGTTCCTTTAACCCCGGAGGAACAGGAAGAACTGCGGAAAAAAGAAGAACGCAAGGACAGGCTTCATCAGAATTATTTGAAGCGGAAAGCCAGCGGCGCACAGAAACGGTATGAGGACAAAATCAAGGCGAAGAAAAAAGCGGAAATGGACGCTAAGAAAGCCATGATCCGGGCTGAGGATATGAAAAAAGGTGTTTTTTCTACTATCGGGCAGCTACCAAAAGAAGAACCGCGCAAAGGCAGCATAGCAGCCAGCGCAGCAGTCTAA